Proteins from one Juglans microcarpa x Juglans regia isolate MS1-56 chromosome 1S, Jm3101_v1.0, whole genome shotgun sequence genomic window:
- the LOC121246549 gene encoding putative E3 ubiquitin-protein ligase LIN isoform X1, with the protein MNMSSNSMVPISSFLSSSSSSSSCSTSIVPSNDYERPDINSIQVLVVSINNYITELLGNAEARSSLHLICTSNLKYQKLEFFEFNEQSVLANFYWGINSIESAIQTKMPEETASRLRKSEQMLQVPALLDKQHFTAGVPNRHLVCCSYFYLSVVSNLQKDEWQAALHFIQALLVYPKLVRTALAPGLCESIIPSCTVDEKKEIIRERSLGSTYLVESEEDDYSDQIRQMARSYKDRLIYYQVMSYGEAPQWHCGCREIPSRDSESQYKTHTIPTSSESLSSIDQRQLSVQNYYNYEKVHPLDPHGVIDQMVEKPKASTEVPEFEDHRNPSIRCLKELVQESQSDATASVGSWYDDSFYDSDMEADMDGTKCSGRVPTINADDRQPEVCDQKVQSPCSTSEPELTALSLPCAPKNPMPNIEAISELSATIMQDRDKKSNTIRNIHAEKESNQRTLNPHKFLFFDHIASSTSLQKHRITLTNYQGSAARDIQNSSSWKSFNKVCSHSGKDSTSELLGIFEKTIPKLCFSRGLGKSDEDYAEEVAKFYKMLNNKTEVKYCMLKDVILDQLLAGISTSKEERVIRTSVSILTAIISANKSAIEDIKKKGLQLHVLASALKQNVHEAAILIYLINPSPGEIKTLEILPALVEVVCTPGSYKGGTASLLPTPPGASLKIIEVLVTAFDYTTNNKHLAAINSPCIISRLLDVARTNNLNEFLSLATILIKCMQFDGQCRKYISQFTPVTRFILLLQSNKNHHKFIALEFFHEILRIPRSSAIGLLQKIQKEGSIDIMHKLMDCLQQLQPEYQLLAANVLLQLDTMNNSPGRSVFGEEAMQIIRKHLASEEGSSLQLLSAYILSNLGGTYAWTGEPYTVAWLVKKTGLASPYHSNMLRNFNWSDKSLQDAFTDSWCSRISRTIINIGNPIFHALEKGLKSKIRIVSRACLITIAWLGCEITKSPDSIRYSACEILLSGIEQFLHPGLELEDRLLACLCIYNYASGKGMQKVIYFSEGVKESLRRLSSITWMAEELHKVTNYYQPNKSRISCVHTQIMEAGLKCNGAVCALIYYKGLLYSGYSDGSIKVWDIKGQSAMLVWNMKEHKKAVTCFSLFEPGDSLLSGSVDKTIRVWQIIHRKLECIEVIAVKEPIQHMDASGEMIFVVTHGHGLKVFEESRTVKEIGKNKNVKCMRVFQEKIYVGCTNSSIQEFSITNNRKHEIKARAKGWKIQKKPINSIVAYKDWLYCAGATVEGSSFKEWRRQCKPQMSIATDKGDHVLAMGVVEDFIYLNCSSSTHYIQIWLRETQKKLGRISAGSRITSLLTANDMVLCGTESGLIKGWIPL; encoded by the exons ATGAACATGTCTTCTAATTCCATGGTTCCTATCTCCtccttcctctcctcctcctcctcctcctcctcttgtTCTACATCAATTGTTCCATCCAATGATTATGAAAGACCAGACATCAACTCCATACAGGTACTCGTTGTTTCAATCAATAATTACATCACCGAACTGTTAGGAAATGCTGAGGCTAGGAGTTCTCTACACTTGATAtgcacctcaaatctgaaatatcAAAAGCTGGAATTCTTCGAATTCAACGAGCAATCTGTACTGGCAAACTTTTACTGGGGCATTAACAGCATTGAATCtgcaattcaaacaaaaatgcCGGAAGAGACAGCTTCTAGACTGAGGAAGTCGGAACAAATGCTTCAGGTCCCCGCATTGCTTGATAAGCAACATTTCACGGCCGGAGTTCCAAACCGTCATTTGGTGTGTTGCTCCTACTTTTACCTCTCGGTAGTTAGTAACCTCCAAAAAGATGAGTGGCAGGCTGCTCTGCATTTCATCCAAGCGCTTTTGGTGTATCCAAAACTTGTTCGAACAGCATTGGCACCGGGACTTTGTGAAAGTATTATTCCTTCATGCACTGTAGATGAAAAGAAGGAAATTATTAGAGAGAGAAGCTTGGGGTCTACATATCTTGTGGAGTCTGAAGAGGATGATTATAGTGACCAAATAAGGCAGATGGCAAGGAGCTACAAAGACCGGTTAATATATTATCAGGTCATGTCATATGGAGAGGCTCCTCAGTGGCACTGTGGCTGCAGAGAGATTCCATCCCGAGACAGTGAATCACAATATAAGAC GCATACAATACCTACTAGCTCTGAATCTTTGAGTTCAATTGATCAAAGACAACTCAGCGTGCAGAATTATTATAAT TATGAGAAGGTGCATCCGCTTGATCCTCATGGTGTAATAGATCAAATGGTGGAAAAACCTAAGGCATCTACTGAAGTTCCAGAGTTTGAAGACCATAGAAATCCAAGTATCAGATGCCTAAAAGAGTTAGTGCAGGAGTCACAGTCAGATGCAACTGCTTCAGTAGGTTCATGGTACGATGATTCATTCTACGACAGTGACATGGAG GCAGACATGGATGGAACTAAATGCTCAGGAAGAGTCCCAACAATAAACGCTGATGACCGACAACCAGAAGTTTGTGATCA GAAGGTGCAGAGTCCTTGCTCAACATCAGAACCAGAACTTACAGCATTATCTTTGCCATGCGCTCCCAAGAATCCAATGCCCAACATTGAAGCCATCAGTGAATTAAGCGCAACCATTATGCAAGATAGagataaaaaatcaaacaccaTTCGGAATATCCATGCAGAGAAGGAATCAAATCAAAGGACATTAAATCCACACAAATTCCTGTTCTTTGATCATATAGCATCTTCTACATCGCTGCAGAAACATAGGATCACCCTGACAAATTATCAAGGAAGTGCTGCCAGAGATATACAGAACTCAAGTAGCTGGAAAAGCTTCAATAAAGTTTGTTCACATTCTGGAAAAGACTCCACCAGTGAACTATTGGGGATATTTGAAAAGACAATTCCAAAGCTGTGTTTCTCCAGAGGATTAGGAAAAAGTGATGAAGATTATGCAGAGGAAGTTgcaaaattttacaaaatgttGAACAATAAAACAGAAGTAAAATACTGTATGCTCAAGGATGTAATTCTGGATCAGCTGCTTGCCGGTATTTCAACTTCCAAAGAGGAAAGAGTAATTAGGACATCGGTGTCTATACTCACAGCAATCATTTCAGCAAACAAGTCAGCTATTGAAGACATCAAGAAAAAAGGCTTACAGCTACATGTTTTGGCAAGTGCTCTAAAGCAAAACGTGCACGAGGCTGCAATTCTAATCTATCTAATAAATCCATCCCCTGGGGAGATCAAAACATTAGAAATATTACCAGCACTGGTGGAGGTCGTGTGCACCCCAGGCAGTTACAAGGGTGGGACGGCATCGCTTCTGCCGACACCTCCTGGAGCATCACTTAAGATTATTGAAGTATTAGTAACTGCATTTGATTACACGACAAATAACAAGCACTTGGCTGCAATCAATTCTCCTTGCATTATTTCCAGGCTCCTAGATGTAGCAAGAACTAATAATCTGAATGAGTTTCTCTCTTTGGCCACTATTCTTATAAAGTGCATGCAATTTGATGGGCAATGCAGAAAGTATATATCGCAATTTACTCCTGTGACTCGATTCATTCTGCTACTACAAAGTAACAAGAATCATCACAAGTTCATAGCACTTGAGTTTTTTCATGAGATCCTTCGAATACCAAG gTCATCAGCCATTGGCTTGTTgcagaaaatacaaaaagaaggAAGCATTGATATTATGCACAAACTAATGGATTGTCTCCAACAGCTGCAACCCGAATACCAACTTTTGGCAGCAAATGTACTTCTTCAACTGGATACAATG AATAACTCACCTGGCAGAAGCGTGTTTGGAGAAGAGGCTATGCAGATCATTCGGAAGCACCTGGCATCTGAAGAAGGATCTTCTCTGCAGCTTTTGTCTGCATACATCCTATCAAATCTTGGTGGAACATATGCTTGGACAGGGGAACCATATACAGTAGCTTGGTTGGTTAAAAAAACTGGGTTGGCCTCTCCATATCACAGCAATATGCTGAGAAATTTTAACTGGTCGGATAAAAGCCTGCAG GATGCTTTCACAGACTCATGGTGCAGCAGGATTTCCAGAACCATCATTAACATTGGGAATCCTATCTTCCACGCATTAGAGAAGGGGCTAAAGAGCAAGATAAGGATTGTATCCAGGGCTTGTCTAATAACCATTGCATGGCTTGGATGTGAAATAACAAAGAGCCCAGATAGCATACGATATTCTGCATGTGAGATTTTACTAAGTGGCATTGAGCAATTTTTGCATCCTGGATTGGAGCTTGAAGACAGGCTTCTAGCATGTCTGTGCATCTATAACTATGCTTCTGGCAAAG GAATGCAAAAAGTAATTTATTTCTCCGAAGGAGTAAAGGAGTCACTAAGACGCCTTTCAAGCATAACCTGGATGGCAGAGGAATTGCATAAAGTAACCAATTATTACCAACCGAACAAATCA CGTATTTCTTGTGTTCACACACAAATCATGGAAGCGGGTCTCAAATGCAATGGAGCTGTATGTGCCCTCATCTACTACAAGGGACTGCTTTACAGTGGATACTCAGATGGTTCAATCAAG GTGTGGGACATCAAGGGGCAATCAGCCATGCTTGTATGGAACATGAAGGAGCACAAGAAGGCAGTGACATGCTTTTCACTTTTTGAACCAGGAGATAGCCTTTTAAGTGGCTCTGTTGATAAAACCATCAGG GTTTGGCAAATTATTCACAGAAAGTTGGAGTGTATTGAAGTAATAGCAGTGAAAGAACCGATTCAGCACATGGATGCATCCGGTGAAATGATTTTTGTAGTTACTCACGGCCATGGGTTGAAG GTATTTGAGGAATCAAGAACAGTCAAGGAGATTGGCAAGAACAAGAATGTGAAGTGCATGAGGGTGTTTCAGGAAAAGATTTACGTAGGCTGTACAAATTCAAGCATACAG GAGTTTTCTATTACAAACAACCGGAAGCATGAAATTAAAGCACGGGCAAAGGGTTGGAAGATCCAGAAAAAGCCCATCAATTCAATTGTCGCGTATAAAGATTGGCTTTATTGTGCTGGTGCAACTGTTGAAGGTTCAAGTTTTAAG GAATGGAGAAGACAATGCAAACCCCAAATGTCAATAGCAACAGACAAAGGAGATCATGTGCTGGCGATGGGAGTAGTTGAAGACTTCATATACCTAAACTGCAGCTCATCGACACACTACATTCAG ATCTGGTTGAGAGAGACACAGAAGAAGTTGGGGAGGATCTCAGCAGGCAGCAGGATAACAAGCCTCCTCACTGCCAATGACATGGTACTGTGTGGTACAGAGTCAGGGCTAATCAAG GGCTGGATTCCGTTGTAG
- the LOC121246549 gene encoding putative E3 ubiquitin-protein ligase LIN-2 isoform X2 gives MNMSSNSMVPISSFLSSSSSSSSCSTSIVPSNDYERPDINSIQVLVVSINNYITELLGNAEARSSLHLICTSNLKYQKLEFFEFNEQSVLANFYWGINSIESAIQTKMPEETASRLRKSEQMLQVPALLDKQHFTAGVPNRHLVCCSYFYLSVVSNLQKDEWQAALHFIQALLVYPKLVRTALAPGLCESIIPSCTVDEKKEIIRERSLGSTYLVESEEDDYSDQIRQMARSYKDRLIYYQVMSYGEAPQWHCGCREIPSRDSESQYKTHTIPTSSESLSSIDQRQLSVQNYYNYEKVHPLDPHGVIDQMVEKPKASTEVPEFEDHRNPSIRCLKELVQESQSDATASVGSWYDDSFYDSDMEADMDGTKCSGRVPTINADDRQPEVCDQKVQSPCSTSEPELTALSLPCAPKNPMPNIEAISELSATIMQDRDKKSNTIRNIHAEKESNQRTLNPHKFLFFDHIASSTSLQKHRITLTNYQGSAARDIQNSSSWKSFNKVCSHSGKDSTSELLGIFEKTIPKLCFSRGLGKSDEDYAEEVAKFYKMLNNKTEVKYCMLKDVILDQLLAGISTSKEERVIRTSVSILTAIISANKSAIEDIKKKGLQLHVLASALKQNVHEAAILIYLINPSPGEIKTLEILPALVEVVCTPGSYKGGTASLLPTPPGASLKIIEVLVTAFDYTTNNKHLAAINSPCIISRLLDVARTNNLNEFLSLATILIKCMQFDGQCRKYISQFTPVTRFILLLQSNKNHHKFIALEFFHEILRIPRSSAIGLLQKIQKEGSIDIMHKLMDCLQQLQPEYQLLAANVLLQLDTMNNSPGRSVFGEEAMQIIRKHLASEEGSSLQLLSAYILSNLGGTYAWTGEPYTVAWLVKKTGLASPYHSNMLRNFNWSDKSLQDAFTDSWCSRISRTIINIGNPIFHALEKGLKSKIRIVSRACLITIAWLGCEITKSPDSIRYSACEILLSGIEQFLHPGLELEDRLLACLCIYNYASGKGMQKVIYFSEGVKESLRRLSSITWMAEELHKVTNYYQPNKSSSVFLVFTHKSWKRVSNAMELYVPSSTTRDCFTVDTQMVQSRVWEIKTEEILGWQKCKQ, from the exons ATGAACATGTCTTCTAATTCCATGGTTCCTATCTCCtccttcctctcctcctcctcctcctcctcctcttgtTCTACATCAATTGTTCCATCCAATGATTATGAAAGACCAGACATCAACTCCATACAGGTACTCGTTGTTTCAATCAATAATTACATCACCGAACTGTTAGGAAATGCTGAGGCTAGGAGTTCTCTACACTTGATAtgcacctcaaatctgaaatatcAAAAGCTGGAATTCTTCGAATTCAACGAGCAATCTGTACTGGCAAACTTTTACTGGGGCATTAACAGCATTGAATCtgcaattcaaacaaaaatgcCGGAAGAGACAGCTTCTAGACTGAGGAAGTCGGAACAAATGCTTCAGGTCCCCGCATTGCTTGATAAGCAACATTTCACGGCCGGAGTTCCAAACCGTCATTTGGTGTGTTGCTCCTACTTTTACCTCTCGGTAGTTAGTAACCTCCAAAAAGATGAGTGGCAGGCTGCTCTGCATTTCATCCAAGCGCTTTTGGTGTATCCAAAACTTGTTCGAACAGCATTGGCACCGGGACTTTGTGAAAGTATTATTCCTTCATGCACTGTAGATGAAAAGAAGGAAATTATTAGAGAGAGAAGCTTGGGGTCTACATATCTTGTGGAGTCTGAAGAGGATGATTATAGTGACCAAATAAGGCAGATGGCAAGGAGCTACAAAGACCGGTTAATATATTATCAGGTCATGTCATATGGAGAGGCTCCTCAGTGGCACTGTGGCTGCAGAGAGATTCCATCCCGAGACAGTGAATCACAATATAAGAC GCATACAATACCTACTAGCTCTGAATCTTTGAGTTCAATTGATCAAAGACAACTCAGCGTGCAGAATTATTATAAT TATGAGAAGGTGCATCCGCTTGATCCTCATGGTGTAATAGATCAAATGGTGGAAAAACCTAAGGCATCTACTGAAGTTCCAGAGTTTGAAGACCATAGAAATCCAAGTATCAGATGCCTAAAAGAGTTAGTGCAGGAGTCACAGTCAGATGCAACTGCTTCAGTAGGTTCATGGTACGATGATTCATTCTACGACAGTGACATGGAG GCAGACATGGATGGAACTAAATGCTCAGGAAGAGTCCCAACAATAAACGCTGATGACCGACAACCAGAAGTTTGTGATCA GAAGGTGCAGAGTCCTTGCTCAACATCAGAACCAGAACTTACAGCATTATCTTTGCCATGCGCTCCCAAGAATCCAATGCCCAACATTGAAGCCATCAGTGAATTAAGCGCAACCATTATGCAAGATAGagataaaaaatcaaacaccaTTCGGAATATCCATGCAGAGAAGGAATCAAATCAAAGGACATTAAATCCACACAAATTCCTGTTCTTTGATCATATAGCATCTTCTACATCGCTGCAGAAACATAGGATCACCCTGACAAATTATCAAGGAAGTGCTGCCAGAGATATACAGAACTCAAGTAGCTGGAAAAGCTTCAATAAAGTTTGTTCACATTCTGGAAAAGACTCCACCAGTGAACTATTGGGGATATTTGAAAAGACAATTCCAAAGCTGTGTTTCTCCAGAGGATTAGGAAAAAGTGATGAAGATTATGCAGAGGAAGTTgcaaaattttacaaaatgttGAACAATAAAACAGAAGTAAAATACTGTATGCTCAAGGATGTAATTCTGGATCAGCTGCTTGCCGGTATTTCAACTTCCAAAGAGGAAAGAGTAATTAGGACATCGGTGTCTATACTCACAGCAATCATTTCAGCAAACAAGTCAGCTATTGAAGACATCAAGAAAAAAGGCTTACAGCTACATGTTTTGGCAAGTGCTCTAAAGCAAAACGTGCACGAGGCTGCAATTCTAATCTATCTAATAAATCCATCCCCTGGGGAGATCAAAACATTAGAAATATTACCAGCACTGGTGGAGGTCGTGTGCACCCCAGGCAGTTACAAGGGTGGGACGGCATCGCTTCTGCCGACACCTCCTGGAGCATCACTTAAGATTATTGAAGTATTAGTAACTGCATTTGATTACACGACAAATAACAAGCACTTGGCTGCAATCAATTCTCCTTGCATTATTTCCAGGCTCCTAGATGTAGCAAGAACTAATAATCTGAATGAGTTTCTCTCTTTGGCCACTATTCTTATAAAGTGCATGCAATTTGATGGGCAATGCAGAAAGTATATATCGCAATTTACTCCTGTGACTCGATTCATTCTGCTACTACAAAGTAACAAGAATCATCACAAGTTCATAGCACTTGAGTTTTTTCATGAGATCCTTCGAATACCAAG gTCATCAGCCATTGGCTTGTTgcagaaaatacaaaaagaaggAAGCATTGATATTATGCACAAACTAATGGATTGTCTCCAACAGCTGCAACCCGAATACCAACTTTTGGCAGCAAATGTACTTCTTCAACTGGATACAATG AATAACTCACCTGGCAGAAGCGTGTTTGGAGAAGAGGCTATGCAGATCATTCGGAAGCACCTGGCATCTGAAGAAGGATCTTCTCTGCAGCTTTTGTCTGCATACATCCTATCAAATCTTGGTGGAACATATGCTTGGACAGGGGAACCATATACAGTAGCTTGGTTGGTTAAAAAAACTGGGTTGGCCTCTCCATATCACAGCAATATGCTGAGAAATTTTAACTGGTCGGATAAAAGCCTGCAG GATGCTTTCACAGACTCATGGTGCAGCAGGATTTCCAGAACCATCATTAACATTGGGAATCCTATCTTCCACGCATTAGAGAAGGGGCTAAAGAGCAAGATAAGGATTGTATCCAGGGCTTGTCTAATAACCATTGCATGGCTTGGATGTGAAATAACAAAGAGCCCAGATAGCATACGATATTCTGCATGTGAGATTTTACTAAGTGGCATTGAGCAATTTTTGCATCCTGGATTGGAGCTTGAAGACAGGCTTCTAGCATGTCTGTGCATCTATAACTATGCTTCTGGCAAAG GAATGCAAAAAGTAATTTATTTCTCCGAAGGAGTAAAGGAGTCACTAAGACGCCTTTCAAGCATAACCTGGATGGCAGAGGAATTGCATAAAGTAACCAATTATTACCAACCGAACAAATCA AGCAGCGTATTTCTTGTGTTCACACACAAATCATGGAAGCGGGTCTCAAATGCAATGGAGCTGTATGTGCCCTCATCTACTACAAGGGACTGCTTTACAGTGGATACTCAGATGGTTCAATCAAG AGTGTGGGaaataaaaacagaagaaaTATTAGGTTGGCAGAAATGCAAACAATGA